A genomic stretch from Sphaerodactylus townsendi isolate TG3544 linkage group LG15, MPM_Stown_v2.3, whole genome shotgun sequence includes:
- the LOC125444145 gene encoding olfactory receptor 14C36-like, which yields MGNQTVTAFSLLGFSDLPELQILHFVTFLSIYSAALVGNFLLMLTVVQNQSLHNPMYFFLANLSLSDACYISATVPKSLAISWTNNKLISFSGCVAQVFLVVTGAGVELTFLTVMAYDRYVAICHPLQYTVLMNWNTSIQMAAASWISSLIHAVMHTANTFRLHFCTSKIDQYFCDIPQLLMISCTDTTANVVVVVIEAVVIGSFCFFGIVTSYGFILQNVLKIKSHQARSKAFSTCIPHLTVLSLFLSTALFSYMKPKSMSSISVDVTAAVLYTILPPLLNPIIYSLKNKEIHVAMQKMFKKWIGF from the coding sequence atggggaatcaaactgtcaCAGCCTTCTCCCTTTTGGGATTCTCTGATCTCCCAGAGCTCCAGATTTTACACTTTGTGACATTTCTTTCCATTTACTCAGCGGCCCTGGTGGGGAACTTCCTTTTGATGCTGACTGTAGTCCAAAATCAGTCCCTCCACAATCCCATGTATTTCTTCCTAGCCAATCTTTCTTTATCAGATGCTTGTTATATCTCTGCAACTGTCCCCAAATCCCTGGCCATTTCCTGGACAAACAACAAACTGATTTCTTTCTCTGGATGTGTCGCGCAAGTGTTCTTAGTGGTGACAGGTGCAGGTGTTGAGCTGACCTTTCTGACTGTGATGGCTTATGACCGCTATGTAGCAATTTGTCATCCTCTACAATACACAGTGTTGATGAACTGGAATACTAGCATCCAAATGGCAGCAGCGTCTTGGATCAGCAGCTTAATCCATGCTGTTATGCACACTGCAAACACATTCAGGTTACATTTTTGCACCTCTAAGATTGATCAATATTTTTGTGACATCCCCCAGTTATTAATGATTTCTTGCACGGATACAACTGCCaatgtggtggtggttgttattgAAGCAGTTGTTATTGGTTCATTTTGCTTTTTCGGTATAGTGACTTCTTATGGTTTCATCTTGCAAAACGTGCTGAAAATTAAGTCTCACCAGGCCAGGTCAAAAGCCTTTTCCACCTGCATCCCACACTTGACCGTGCTTTCATTGTTTCTCTCTACTGCTTTGTTTTCTTATATGAAACCAAAATCTATGTCTTCCATATCAGTAGACGTGACGGCTGCTGTATTGTACACCATTTTGCCACCACTCCTGAATCCCATTATTTATAGCctgaaaaacaaagaaattcaTGTAGCCATGCagaaaatgttcaagaaatggatTGGATTTTGA
- the LOC125444146 gene encoding olfactory receptor 14A16-like gives MVPPLVLFLNDMFPFVSTRVRLTEGRGNQTVTAFFLLGFSDLPELQILHFVTFLSIYSAALVGNFLLMLTVVQNQSLHNPMYFFLANLSLSDACYISATVPKSMAISWTNKLISFPGCVAQVFLVLTGAGVELTFLTVMAYDRYVAICHPLQYTVLMNWNTCIQMAAAPWISSIIYAAVNTANTFRLNFCSSKIEQYFCDIPQLLTISCTDTTANAVVLVVEGAVICSFCLFGILTSYGFILQNVLKIKSAKAKSKAFSTCIPHLTVLSLFVSTGLFSYMRPKSMSSVPVDVTAAVLYTILPPLLNPIIYSLKNKEIHVAMQKMLKK, from the coding sequence ATGGTTCCTCCATTAGTTTTATTCCTCAATGacatgtttccttttgtttctacAAGGGTTCGTCTCACtgaaggaagggggaatcaaactgTCACAGCCTTCTTCCTCTTGGGATTTTCTGATCTCCCAGAGCTCCAGATTTTACACTTTGTAACATTTCTTTCCATTTACTCAGCGGCCTTGGTGGGGAACTTCCTTTTGATGCTGACTGTAGTCCAGAATCAGTCCCTTCACAATCCCATGTATTTCTTCCTAGCCAACCTCTCTTTATCAGATGCTTGCTACATCTCTGCCACTGTCCCCAAATCCATGGCGATTTCCTGGACAAACAAACTGATTTCTTTCCCTGGATGTGTCGCACAAGTGTTCTTAGTGTTGACTGGTGCAGGTGTCGAGCTGACCTTTCTGACTGTGATGGCTTATGACCGCTATGTAGCAATTTGTCATCCTCTACAATACACGGTGTTGATGAACTGGAATACTTGCATCCAAATGGCCGCAGCACCTTGGATCAGCAGCATAATCTACGCTGCTGTGAATACTGCAAacacattcaggttaaatttttgCAGCTCTAAGATTGAACAATATTTTTGTGATATCCCCCAATTATTAACGATTTCTTGCACTGATACAACTGCCAACGCTGTGGTTCTTGTTGTTGAAGGAGCTGTTATTTGCTCATTTTGCTTGTTCGGTATATTAACTTCTTATGGGTTCATTTTGCAAAACGTGCTGAAAATTAAATCAGCCAAGGCCAAGTCTAAAGCCTTTTCTACCTGCATCCCACACTTGACTGTGCTTTCCTTGTTTGTCTCTACTGGTTTGTTTTCTTATATGAGACCAAAATCCATGTCTTCTGTACCAGTAGACGTGACAGCTGCTGTGTTGTACACCATTTTGCCTCCACTCCTGAAtcccattatttatagtctgaaaaacaaagaaatccATGTAGCCATGCAGAAAATGTTAAAGAAATAG